TAGCAAATACCAAGGCGAATACTGGCAGTATGAACAAAAAAGTAATATGTAATTTAATGGGTATGCCAAGAATTTTCCCTATTTGAAACGATGTTTTCATGGTTAACCTTGTGTGATATATTCATATTTATGTTTATCTTATTAGCATATTGCTAGTTTAATACTTTCACCCAGCTTGGTCTTCTTTTATATCTCCGGAAGGATTACTAATAATTATGTAAAGGATTAATGTAAACACGCCTTACAAGCTTCAAGGCCAGGTACCATTAATTCCCAAAATACGTCCATCCCCTCAATATGTAACCGGAACATATCTTGGATATTTAGAATGCATTTGAGAGCGCATTAAAATCCGTTAGTTTCTCAAGATATGTTACCGGTCCCGTCAAAAATGATAACTTTTCGAAATGTAATCTTTTAAAAGCATATCATTCTTGCATGTTAATTTCAGAAGATTGTAATTGTTGAATGACAGTTTTTAAGTCCCTGACAAATGCCAAAATATTTTCTTCTGTCATATGAGGCATAACAACAAGCCTTATAGAAGATGGTTGTTTTGTTACGGAAACTTGCCAGCCAAATTGAGTGGCTAATTCTGTACGGATCTTCTTCGGCTCTTCAACAGATAACGCTACAATGTTCATTACAGGATCAATAACAGGCTTTACTCCGATGTTCTTTGTTTCGTCTAGAAGTAAATTAGTCAGCTTCATGCATTTATTAACGACTTGTTGATAACCTTCTTTTCCTAAATGCTTCATTACAGCATATGTACTTGCGACTGAGGCTCCACTGCGAGTACCAGTAAGAGTACACTGACTACTTATAGTCAAATAAGGCGTATCTACTTTAAGCAGTTCCATCATTTTTTCTTCTCTGAAGAGCAAAGCTCCTGAAGGAATCGTACTCAAACCCATTTTATGAGGATCTATAGCTATAGAAGTCACACCAGGAAGAGAAAAATCAAATGGTACATGATTAGGAAGAAAAGGAAGAAGAAAGCCTCCAAAAGCTGCATCTATATGAAGAGGTAGATCATTATCGATTGCAATTTTTGATAATTCTGAGATAGGGTCTACCTGACCGAACTCAGTAGAACCGGCAATACCAACAAGCCCTACAGTATTTTTATCTATCAGAGAAAGAACATCCTCAGTATCCACAACAAGATCGGGAAGAATGCGCGCTTTGCGTACATTGATCTTAAGTATATCAGCTATTTTGTCGAAAGAAAAATGAGCTGATCCAGATACGATTATATTTGGATCTTTAATAGATGTGCAGGCGTTGCGCATAGCCCGTACGGCCTGTATATTTGACTCAGTTCCTCCTGTTGTAAGATAACCATAAGGATGAGAATTATGTAATAGATCACCCAGCATTGTTAAAACACTTTTTTCAAGTTCATATGTTCCCATGAAAAGACCATAGTCTCCCATATTAGATT
This DNA window, taken from Methanomethylovorans hollandica DSM 15978, encodes the following:
- the mfnA gene encoding tyrosine decarboxylase MfnA, which encodes MQEYGQNWEDIESALQQAKSKDISYEKVLSSMCTYPHPVAVEAHRIFIESNMGDYGLFMGTYELEKSVLTMLGDLLHNSHPYGYLTTGGTESNIQAVRAMRNACTSIKDPNIIVSGSAHFSFDKIADILKINVRKARILPDLVVDTEDVLSLIDKNTVGLVGIAGSTEFGQVDPISELSKIAIDNDLPLHIDAAFGGFLLPFLPNHVPFDFSLPGVTSIAIDPHKMGLSTIPSGALLFREEKMMELLKVDTPYLTISSQCTLTGTRSGASVASTYAVMKHLGKEGYQQVVNKCMKLTNLLLDETKNIGVKPVIDPVMNIVALSVEEPKKIRTELATQFGWQVSVTKQPSSIRLVVMPHMTEENILAFVRDLKTVIQQLQSSEINMQE